A genomic segment from Poecilia reticulata strain Guanapo linkage group LG3, Guppy_female_1.0+MT, whole genome shotgun sequence encodes:
- the fbxo22 gene encoding F-box only protein 22, with product MSENLDFCEPFQDSKAAYVLNNVAEVVERVLMFIPTKSLLQVASVCRLWRNCARRVLRTQQHLTWVSASGPSTTELHSFCSILAEEVEHVYSRSMVFTFLTVTPTGSWTGAPKEYQEGEAGFAVMLPNTDGVHIKPFHFCKKTISLEAMKEAGLVDNPELRVVVMFIYEAYKSGGARFLSQILEPLTNSKALIAGGLVEGVFSPPRECCSKGSYGVIGLALSGRKVQGASVLLDQDVGTAKEAEATVRRLKAARIPERNTLGFMFACVGRGQNYYHNQHNVEADAFHKVFPNTPLFGLFGNGEIGCDRIVKDDYTLCNSDSDTLQHEYTTVMTLVHFG from the exons ATGAGTGAAAACCTGGATTTTTGCGAACCTTTTCAAGACAGCAAGGCTGCATATGTGCTCAACAATGTCGCCGAAGTGGTTGAGAGAGTTCTCATGTTCATACCAACCAAATCGCTTCTGCAGGTCGCCAG TGTGTGCAGATTGTGGAGGAACTGTGCCCGCAGAGTGCTTCGGACTCAGCAGCATCTGACCTGGGTGTCCGCCTCTGGACCCTCCACCACAGAGCTTCACTCTTTCTGCAGCATCCTGGCTGAAGAAGTGGAG CACGTATATTCACGCAGCATGGTTTTCACCTTTTTAACAGTAACTCCGACCGGTTCGTGGACCGGTGCTCCTAAGGAGTACCAGGAAGGGGAGGCAGGCTTTGCAGTCATGCTCCCCAACACTGATGGTGTTCACATCAAGCCGTTTCACTTTTGTAAGAAAACAATCTCTCTGGAAGCCATGAAAGAAGCAG gactGGTTGACAACCCAGAGCTACGTGTAGTGGTGATGTTCATCTATGAAGCGTATAAATCTGGAGGAGCACGGTTCCTCAGCCAGATCTTGGAGCCGCTGACAAACAGCAAGGCTTTAATTGCAGGAGGGCTGGTGGAAGGCGTCTTCTCTCCGCCCAGAGAATG CTGCAGCAAGGGATCGTACGGTGTGATCGGCCTGGCTCTGAGCGGCCGTAAAGTCCAGGGGGCGTCCGTGCTCCTCGACCAAGACGTCGGCACCGCAAAGGAAGCGGAGGCCACGGTCCGACGGCTAAAGGCAGCCAGGATTCCTGAGAGAAACACCCTGGGCTTCATGTTTGCCTGCGTGGGGAGGGGCCAGAACTACTACCACAACCAGCACAACGTGGAGGCCGACGCTTTTCACAAGGTCTTCCCCAATACGCCGCTGTTTGGTCTGTTTGGCAACGGCGAGATCGGCTGTGACCGCATCGTTAAAGACGACTACACCCTCTGCAACTCCGACTCCGACACCTTGCAGCACGAGTACACCACCGTCATGACCCTGGTCCACTTTGGCTGA